The window AAGGGGAAAATGATTATGAAGAAAATGCGTATTTTCGGTTTTTTACTTGTGTTGATGCTCGTTGTTTTAGCGGCTTGTAGTAGTGAAAACAAAAAGGATACTACAAACAATGCAACTGATGGCGACAAGGCGTCTGATTCTGACAAGACGGACTTAGAAGCAACTCCATCAGGTAAGCTTGTCATTTACACAGGACGTGATGAGGAAATGGTGCAAGGCGTAATCGATCAGTTTAATGAGAAGTACCCGGATATTGAAGTGGAGTTTTTAACAATGGGCGCTCAGCAGATCTTAGAGCGTCTACGAGGCGAAAAGGCAAACCCACAGGCAGATTTTTGGTGGGGAGGCACGCAATCAGCGCTTATTGTCGGTGCAAATGAAGACTTACTACACGCATGGAAGCCTAGCTTTATCGATACAATTGATAGCAATTATAAAGACGCAGATGGTCGCTGGATCGGTGAAATGTTACTACCAGAAGTAATAATGATTAACAGTGATCTACTAACTAAGGAATCAGGTCCACAAGATTGGGATGACTTATTGGATCCAAAATGGAAAGATCAAATCTTAATTCGGGGTGTGTTAGCCTCTGGTACGATGCGTACAATCTATTCATCCATGATTGTACGACAAGGTGCAGATTCACCCGAGAAAGGCTATGATTGGCTATTAAAATTGGATGGCAATACGAAAGAATATACACAAGACCCAAATGCACTTTATTTAAAACTAACACGTCAAGAGGGCAGCATTTCTTTATGGAATTTGCAGGACATTTTGCTAAAGAAATATACGACTGACTATCCGTTTGATTATATTTATCCAAAAAGTGGTGCCCCACTTTTAGTGGATGGTGTTGCTGTCGTAAAAAATGCGAAAAATGTGGAAAATGCGCAACTATTTGTAGAGTTCTTATTTGAAAAAGAAATGGTAACGAAATTAGCCAATGATTACTACCAAATTCCAACTCGCTCTGATATTGATAAAGCAACAATGCCAGAATGGTACCAGGAGTTAGATTTAAAAACATTTGATATTGATTGGCAGCTTATGTCTGATAAGGAAGCTGAATGGATGGAGCATTGGGATACGAATATTAAAGGCCGTGGGAAATAGTAACTTTACTATTAACGTTTGGAGAGCCTCGAGTAATTTTTTTGCTCGAGGTTTCCTGTACAACTAGTTGTCAGTGAGAGAGGAGCATTTCATATGAAAAGTGTCAAAATAGAAAATGTCTCTAAGCAATTTGGTCAAGTGCATGGCGTAAAGGATTTAAATCTCACGATTAAAGCTGGTGAGTTTTTCACTTTCCTTGGCCCTAGTGGCTGTGGAAAAACGACAACATTACGTATGATTGCCGGTTTTTATTACCCTACTGAAGGAAAAATCCTTTTCGATGATCGAGACGTGACGTTACTTCAGCCAAATAAACGCAATATCGGTATGGTATTTCAAAACTATGCTCTCTTTCCGCATATGACTGTAGATGAAAATATTGCTTTTGGTTTACAAGTACGAAAGCTTTCGAAAGCTGAGATACAGCAAAAAGTTGACCGAATTAGGGGACTTGTACACTTAGAACAATATGGTAGACGCAAAATCAATGAGTTATCTGGCGGCCAGCAGCAACGAGTTGCGTTAGCACGAGCACTTGTTATTGAACCAGACATTCTATTACTCGATGAACCTTTGTCCAATTTAGATGCTAAATTACGTGAAGAAACACGTATTGAAATAAAACGTATACAGACGGATCTCGGTGTCACAACAATTTATGTAACACATGATCAAATGGAGGCGATGTCCATGTCTGATCGCATTATGGTGATGGACAATGGAGACGTTAAGCAAATCGGTACACCGCAAGAGATCTATAATCGTCCATTAAATCGCTTCGTTGCTGATTTTATTGGTGAAACGAATCTAATCGAAGCTACGGTAGAAGACATTAATGGCGATGACATACAGGCAAAAACGGTGAATGGA of the Lysinibacillus fusiformis genome contains:
- a CDS encoding extracellular solute-binding protein, whose amino-acid sequence is MKKMRIFGFLLVLMLVVLAACSSENKKDTTNNATDGDKASDSDKTDLEATPSGKLVIYTGRDEEMVQGVIDQFNEKYPDIEVEFLTMGAQQILERLRGEKANPQADFWWGGTQSALIVGANEDLLHAWKPSFIDTIDSNYKDADGRWIGEMLLPEVIMINSDLLTKESGPQDWDDLLDPKWKDQILIRGVLASGTMRTIYSSMIVRQGADSPEKGYDWLLKLDGNTKEYTQDPNALYLKLTRQEGSISLWNLQDILLKKYTTDYPFDYIYPKSGAPLLVDGVAVVKNAKNVENAQLFVEFLFEKEMVTKLANDYYQIPTRSDIDKATMPEWYQELDLKTFDIDWQLMSDKEAEWMEHWDTNIKGRGK
- a CDS encoding ABC transporter ATP-binding protein, giving the protein MKSVKIENVSKQFGQVHGVKDLNLTIKAGEFFTFLGPSGCGKTTTLRMIAGFYYPTEGKILFDDRDVTLLQPNKRNIGMVFQNYALFPHMTVDENIAFGLQVRKLSKAEIQQKVDRIRGLVHLEQYGRRKINELSGGQQQRVALARALVIEPDILLLDEPLSNLDAKLREETRIEIKRIQTDLGVTTIYVTHDQMEAMSMSDRIMVMDNGDVKQIGTPQEIYNRPLNRFVADFIGETNLIEATVEDINGDDIQAKTVNGLIFTGRKQHSSPALTHMIGDKVFISIRPESVNLGPGENELIGKISFVEFTGISVNYIVDFKEFALKVMIINTNGQLKQIGEDITLHIAHDSLYFLGE